In Acipenser ruthenus chromosome 25, fAciRut3.2 maternal haplotype, whole genome shotgun sequence, the sequence cttttttgttttgctgtgttgatCAAGGTAATCGACAGACTGAATAGTTCAAAGTTAATTAACGCAAGTAGCTCATACGGCAGAATGCGTCTCAATACTAGTAGcattattaaacattttcaaagTTGGACAAAGATTTATTGGAATCGACACTAAATGTAGGATGTGTTTGACTTGAACAAACTTCGAAGCAAATTCCATAATCAAAATATGTTGTGTTGTTGGCGATTTTGGAATGAGTATACTTGATCACATATTTTGGAATAATCTAATACATTATGTAGTGcaatttacttaaatattttttttataacataaaaacaaaacaaaataataataaaaaaaaacactgtagccATAATTGTATTTGACAGATATCTTGGATTGTGGATAATAGTGTATATATTACATACACGCTGAACGCTGGAAACTCAGACCTTTTCTACAAACACCAATGTTGTTGTAAACCTACTTTTCAGCTGAATTTGTAAAACGTTTTCAATGCAATTGTTTCTTTTGTTGTCATTTACAGTTTCTTGAGTTAAGAACCGGCAGTACGCGGGTATGAAGGGCAGTTTGAGATTCACACACATGATCTATGTTTCCCTGCTAGTCTTGAAGTCATCCTCTTCCAGTAAGTCCAAAAAAATAACACAGTGCCATATTTCCAAAGCATTTCCGACTGTGCCAAGAGAAAGTACGTTATAAATCTTCAGATAAATAAGTCTCATTTAAGAGCTCCTACATGTTTTTgcagtgtaacagggcagaggctgggtgtaAACTCCACACACCACAAGTGAGcaccttaaccacaatgcagaagagcTGGGCTCCTCTGCATTCATGGATTTAGAGCTCCTCACCCTGTCTCCACAAGTGGGAAGTCTAGTCCTGCTAACTTGCAGCAATACCACATCTTCTTCTTTTCAGTTGAATTTGAGGTGAGAGTCCCCAGCACCCCTCAAGTTGCCCTGCACGGTCGGTACGCAGTGCTGGAGTGCAGATTCACTGTGGAGGGGGACCTGAATCTGGATAAAAGCGTGCTGACGTGGCAGAGGGGGAGCGAGGTTGTGCACAGCTTCTACTATGCGCAGGACCAGCTGGAGAAGCAGAGCCCACGCTACTGGAACAGGACCAGCCTCTACCTGTCTGAGCTGAAACGGGGGAACGCTTCCCTCAAACTGGAAGGGGTGGGACCAGAGGATGCTGGGGAGTACACCTGCTCTGTGAGCACCTTGCTGGGAAGCCAGAGGAAAACATTATCCTTGATATTTGCAGGTACTTTTAGCTTTGTTTGGCGTCCTTGCTTTACAGTGACTTTTatttctgttgttatttttaagtgCAACATTATATCAATATGGTCTCTCGCTGCCTGTTTGTGTGAGAAGtatgaaggaattggaattgatttaaaagaaaaatgagttCATTTGACTGgaatgtgatgatgatgatgatgatgatgatgtgctTGGATTAATTAATGCCAGTGCGACTGTAGGTTTGTCTGTTAACATCATGTCTTGGTTGTGTCCAGCTTTGTACACAGAACCCCTCCTGAGGATTAAAGTGAACCCCTACAACGTGACCGCTtccctgcagtctgaaggctatCCGGACTCCACAGTCCAGTGGCTGGATGGAGAGGGGCAGGACGTGTCCATCCTGTCCCAGACTGTCTCCCAGAGGAACGCGGAGGGACTGTACACGGTAACCAGCACCCTGTCCACTGTGAGGAGCTCCAACACCACCCTCACCTTCATCCTGAAGAACAGGGAACTGAACCAGCACATCACCAGGACCTTCAGCCTCCTTCCAGGTACCTGCAGCAGCACAGAGGAACATGCCGTTGAATTGCACCTGCTGCTTTTACTGTTACGACTTTTATTTCTTCTCTGCTCCCATCCAAGTGAAATGTCTAACATAAGAACCCCCGCCTGCTATTTGTATAGAGTAGTGAAATGGAGTTTTTGCTGACCAGATGTATTAGCCTGCATACAAACTGGCAATGCAAAACTACATCTTCTCAAGATTAGCTTCGAGGTGCTATGTAATAGCTGGTTTGTGTGATGGTCACGTGGTATTGAAGTATTGAGTTACGTGTGTACTGACGATTATTTTACCATCACTCCTTTCCTCTGCAGAAGATGTTCCTGTGGATGATAATCCTGCTGGAATGAGATGGGCTCCTGTCTTGTCTGTTATTGtcctagctgtgctgtgtgtcctGGCACTGACCATTTACTTTAAGAcctgtaaaaaaacaacagcaaagagCATTGAACATCTGGAGAACGGGAAGCTAATGAGTAGCTGAGAAGAAACTCTGGATAGGACCAAGATATTATCCACCCATGGGCTGCTAATCTGTAAAATGGGAGAGAGTCTGTGCAGCTGAGAAGATTCACCTGGACAGTGTCTCTCGATTGTTTATTAAGAGACCTTTTCAGCGCTTGTGGGAGAAAACAAATGGTTTTAAACTCAGACATACTGTTACAATatgtaatggttttaataaacaggaaTACCTTGTCTATAAATAGCAGGAAAAAGAGACGTTTTATATCATGATAATACTTCATTATTA encodes:
- the LOC117413952 gene encoding CD276 antigen-like; protein product: MKGSLRFTHMIYVSLLVLKSSSSIEFEVRVPSTPQVALHGRYAVLECRFTVEGDLNLDKSVLTWQRGSEVVHSFYYAQDQLEKQSPRYWNRTSLYLSELKRGNASLKLEGVGPEDAGEYTCSVSTLLGSQRKTLSLIFAALYTEPLLRIKVNPYNVTASLQSEGYPDSTVQWLDGEGQDVSILSQTVSQRNAEGLYTVTSTLSTVRSSNTTLTFILKNRELNQHITRTFSLLPEDVPVDDNPAGMRWAPVLSVIVLAVLCVLALTIYFKTCKKTTAKSIEHLENGKLMSS